In Azospirillaceae bacterium, a genomic segment contains:
- a CDS encoding CidA/LrgA family protein, with translation MTESAMVGALATLVVCQLIGEILVHALHLPVPGPVLGLLLLVGVFALRGGPSKVMSSTADGILSNLSLLFVPAGVGIVQHGQRFLTQGPAIVLSLLGSSLLAIAVTAGAFVWADRRFGGRVPQGTPVPPPDEAPGTDPFDTDATDSPSAGGVL, from the coding sequence ATGACGGAGTCTGCCATGGTCGGTGCCCTCGCCACGCTGGTGGTTTGCCAATTGATCGGGGAAATACTGGTGCATGCCCTGCACCTGCCCGTCCCCGGGCCCGTGCTGGGCCTGTTGCTGCTGGTGGGCGTCTTCGCCCTGCGCGGGGGCCCCAGCAAGGTGATGTCCAGCACCGCGGACGGCATCCTCAGCAACCTGTCGCTGCTGTTCGTGCCGGCCGGCGTGGGCATCGTGCAGCACGGCCAGCGCTTCCTGACCCAGGGGCCGGCCATCGTGCTGTCGCTGCTCGGCAGTTCGCTGCTGGCCATCGCGGTGACGGCGGGCGCCTTCGTATGGGCCGACCGCCGCTTCGGTGGCCGGGTGCCCCAGGGGACGCCTGTACCGCCGCCCGATGAGGCGCCCGGCACCGATCCGTTCGATACGGATGCCACCGACAGCCCCTCGGCTGGCGGCGTGCTGTGA